The Aureitalea marina genome includes a window with the following:
- a CDS encoding ribonuclease HII — MLQSRIQEELIECGTDEAGRGCLAGPVTAAAVILPPDYDHPILNDSKQLSTKQRNALRIEIQREAISYQVCHIHPKEIDQINILKASILAMQRSILQLDPQPGFIAVDGNKFIELPGKQHQCVIKGDSRYLHIAAASVLAKTYRDEYMARIASEFPQYGWESNKGYPTASHREAISEFGPTPYHRMSFKLLPTQLKLEL; from the coding sequence ATGCTGCAGTCCCGAATCCAGGAAGAGTTGATCGAGTGCGGAACGGACGAGGCCGGTAGAGGTTGCCTGGCCGGACCGGTTACGGCAGCGGCGGTCATCCTTCCTCCGGATTACGACCATCCCATCCTGAATGACTCTAAACAACTCAGCACCAAACAACGGAATGCCCTACGAATAGAGATCCAACGGGAAGCCATTTCCTATCAGGTGTGCCACATTCATCCCAAAGAGATCGATCAGATCAATATTTTAAAGGCCTCTATTCTGGCCATGCAACGGAGCATACTTCAATTGGATCCTCAGCCGGGTTTCATTGCGGTGGATGGCAACAAGTTTATCGAACTTCCAGGCAAGCAGCACCAATGTGTGATCAAAGGAGATTCACGTTACCTGCATATTGCAGCTGCCTCCGTATTGGCCAAGACCTATCGGGATGAGTATATGGCCAGGATCGCTTCAGAGTTTCCTCAATACGGCTGGGAGTCCAACAAGGGGTATCCGACAGCGTCCCATCGAGAAGCCATTTCAGAATTCGGCCCCACCCCTTATCACCGGATGAGCTTTAAACTTCTCCCAACTCAATTAAAACTGGAACTTTAG
- the lipB gene encoding lipoyl(octanoyl) transferase LipB encodes MNKQVQVEDLGYRDYKETWDYQEDLFKQILDTKITNRRQGKELPTSNHFLFVEHPHVYTLGKSGDFDNLLVDEAKLQEIGASFYKINRGGDITYHGPGQIVGYPILDLENFFTDIHRYLRTLEEMIILTLDEYGIKGQRSPGETGVWLDVGTPFARKICAMGVRASRWVTMHGFAFNVNADLGYFDHMIPCGIKDKAVTSLNVELGREKVSMEEVKGKLLEHFNQLFETQS; translated from the coding sequence ATGAATAAACAGGTTCAGGTAGAGGATCTCGGATACCGAGATTATAAAGAGACCTGGGACTACCAGGAGGATCTCTTTAAACAGATACTGGATACCAAGATCACCAACCGGAGGCAGGGAAAGGAACTGCCGACGTCCAATCATTTCTTGTTTGTAGAACATCCACATGTCTATACATTGGGTAAGAGTGGGGATTTTGATAATCTTCTAGTTGATGAGGCCAAACTCCAAGAGATCGGGGCTAGTTTCTACAAGATCAATCGGGGAGGGGACATCACCTATCACGGTCCGGGTCAGATAGTCGGTTATCCGATCCTGGATCTAGAGAACTTCTTTACCGACATTCATCGCTATCTCCGAACCTTGGAAGAGATGATCATCCTAACCTTGGACGAATACGGGATCAAAGGACAGCGTTCGCCCGGAGAAACGGGTGTTTGGTTAGATGTGGGAACCCCATTTGCCCGAAAGATCTGTGCCATGGGTGTGCGTGCCAGTCGTTGGGTGACCATGCACGGTTTCGCCTTCAACGTCAATGCTGACCTCGGGTATTTCGATCATATGATCCCGTGTGGTATCAAAGACAAGGCCGTTACCTCTTTAAATGTAGAGTTAGGCAGGGAAAAAGTCTCCATGGAAGAGGTCAAAGGCAAACTGCTTGAGCATTTTAACCAACTGTTCGAAACTCAGTCATAG
- a CDS encoding YqaE/Pmp3 family membrane protein, whose amino-acid sequence MSIWRVLLAILFPPLSVLDKGCGSIVIVLILTLCGWIPGVIAALIILNNPNR is encoded by the coding sequence ATGAGCATATGGCGTGTTTTGCTAGCCATTTTGTTTCCCCCACTGTCGGTTTTGGATAAGGGTTGCGGTTCTATAGTGATCGTACTTATCCTAACATTATGTGGTTGGATACCCGGAGTGATAGCAGCACTAATTATTTTGAATAACCCTAATCGATAA
- a CDS encoding helix-turn-helix domain-containing protein: MKLPLPYLLILLLSLGSQLRAQHVFSGHVDTTGQSEIFLSLIDDYRKISGVYPEQIIARAVPDSSGFFSFQGDNLPKEDRIYRIHLSLCPEDEDQASHFNGQCVNSREILFIASRNDTLSLPLNSEDEIFCKISSGRDESSMLMRVDSLKNDMLFDFGSYRSATNQEMNTVNWFDRFSEFGQQLGHPLAQLYIYSIVSDRRSPFYQHYLDHLDDAGFDQLADRLELQLPGSNYGKQLRSELKADQVTTGLKWSLDSWMLWSLIVILLISLGVNFYLIRQKNITPKGKSLVLSNLSQQERTILQLIVDDKTNKEIASELHISLSTVKTHINNLYRKLGVGSRADVKSLWG, from the coding sequence ATGAAATTGCCCTTGCCCTATCTTCTCATATTGCTTCTTAGCCTTGGAAGCCAGCTAAGGGCGCAGCATGTTTTTTCTGGTCATGTGGACACCACAGGTCAGAGTGAAATATTTCTTTCGCTGATAGATGACTATCGGAAGATAAGCGGGGTATACCCGGAACAGATCATTGCCAGGGCCGTACCAGACTCCAGTGGTTTCTTTAGTTTTCAGGGTGACAATCTTCCTAAAGAAGACCGGATCTATCGGATCCATCTCTCGCTATGCCCTGAGGACGAAGACCAGGCTAGTCATTTCAACGGTCAATGTGTCAATAGCCGGGAGATTCTGTTTATAGCTAGTAGAAACGACACCCTATCCCTTCCACTTAATTCCGAAGACGAAATTTTCTGCAAGATCTCTTCCGGCCGCGACGAAAGTTCGATGCTTATGCGGGTTGATTCCCTCAAGAATGACATGCTTTTCGACTTTGGAAGTTATCGCAGTGCGACAAACCAGGAAATGAATACGGTGAATTGGTTTGATCGCTTCAGTGAATTTGGACAGCAACTGGGTCATCCACTGGCACAACTCTACATTTACAGCATAGTGAGCGACCGTCGCTCGCCCTTTTACCAGCATTACTTAGACCATTTGGATGATGCCGGATTTGACCAACTGGCAGACAGATTGGAGCTGCAACTACCGGGAAGTAACTATGGCAAACAACTAAGGTCAGAATTGAAAGCAGACCAAGTCACTACAGGTCTGAAGTGGAGTCTTGACAGCTGGATGCTTTGGTCGTTGATAGTAATTCTCCTTATATCACTGGGTGTCAATTTCTATCTGATCCGGCAAAAGAACATCACCCCTAAAGGAAAGAGTTTGGTACTTTCGAATCTCTCTCAGCAAGAACGAACCATTTTGCAGCTCATCGTTGACGACAAGACCAACAAAGAGATTGCCTCGGAATTACACATTAGTCTCAGTACCGTAAAGACGCATATCAACAATCTCTATCGCAAATTAGGAGTTGGTTCGCGAGCAGATGTAAAATCCCTCTGGGGATAA
- a CDS encoding TlpA family protein disulfide reductase — MRSILLLSLFLTGSALVAQTINQQTTDSRDRVILLGPIDQQGLSEAPFSSWFLERKSDYQAQAETLEKLHGQLGEYDLTLFMGTWCGDSKREVPRLYSLLETADYPMERMTAIAVSPDSETYKQSPGAEERGLNIHRVPTLILSKDGKEVGRIVEHPQLSLEEDLLAILEGNYQSHYAAVDLLDALIDDLGVQKFRTQMEDVVPEYRQTLESVYELTTYSAVLEAAGMQEKALAVAQFNTLIYPEEAYAMLNLGKRQKQAGMLAEARKTLENLLVQQPENKQAKKLLASLGEEQR; from the coding sequence ATGAGATCAATACTCCTATTATCCCTGTTCCTAACCGGATCGGCCCTTGTAGCCCAAACAATCAATCAGCAAACAACAGACAGCAGAGATCGCGTCATACTTCTAGGTCCCATTGACCAACAAGGACTGTCCGAAGCTCCGTTTTCCAGCTGGTTCCTGGAACGTAAAAGCGATTATCAAGCCCAAGCAGAGACCCTCGAAAAACTCCACGGACAACTGGGAGAATACGATTTGACATTATTTATGGGAACCTGGTGCGGCGACAGTAAAAGAGAAGTGCCTCGCCTTTACAGTTTACTCGAAACTGCCGACTACCCCATGGAGAGAATGACTGCCATTGCGGTAAGTCCGGACTCCGAGACCTACAAACAAAGTCCGGGAGCAGAAGAGCGGGGACTAAACATTCATCGGGTACCTACCCTGATCCTTTCCAAAGATGGAAAGGAAGTAGGGCGAATAGTCGAGCATCCCCAACTTAGTCTGGAAGAAGATCTACTCGCGATCTTGGAAGGTAACTACCAATCCCATTATGCAGCAGTCGATCTTCTGGACGCATTGATCGACGATCTGGGGGTGCAAAAATTTAGGACGCAAATGGAAGACGTCGTCCCAGAATATAGGCAGACACTAGAGTCTGTATATGAGCTCACAACCTATTCCGCCGTTCTGGAAGCTGCCGGAATGCAGGAAAAGGCCTTGGCCGTGGCCCAATTCAATACCCTGATCTACCCTGAAGAAGCCTATGCCATGCTCAATTTGGGCAAAAGACAAAAACAGGCAGGTATGCTTGCAGAGGCAAGAAAGACCTTGGAAAATCTGCTCGTACAGCAACCAGAGAACAAACAAGCCAAGAAACTATTGGCCAGCCTGGGTGAAGAGCAGCGTTAG
- the lysS gene encoding lysine--tRNA ligase, whose protein sequence is MQLTEQERVRREKLAQLRAMGIDPYPPELYPVDQMTSQVKSDFQEGLQVKMAGRLMSRRIQGKASFAELQDSEGRIQVYFNRDEICTGEDKTLYNDVYKKLLDIGDFIGIEGELFTTQVGEPTVMVKNFTLLAKSLRPLPLPKTDSEGNVHDEFNDPELRYRQRYADLVVNPQVKDTFIKRTKLTNTIRRFYNDMGFLEVETPILQPIPGGAAARPFVTHHNALNIPLYLRIANELYLKRLIVGGFDGVYEFAKDFRNEGMDRTHNPEFTVMEMYAAYKDYNWMMDTTEQLLETIAMELHGTTEVTFDGKKIDYKAPYQRVGILDAIKEHTGHDLYQKSEDEVREVCGKLGIEVDETFGIGKMIDEIFGETCEHLYVQPTFIIDYPVEMSPLTKKHRTKEGLTERFELIVNGKELANAYTELNDPIDQRERFEDQLKLSEKGDDEAMFIDQDFLRALEYGMPPTSGIGIGIDRLTMFMTDNQSIQEVLFFPQMKPEVKQVALSDEAKNVLELLKNAQQMSLNDLKTQAGLSNKKWDKAIKELTKNKLAKVEKTDEGLFVEMV, encoded by the coding sequence ATGCAACTCACCGAACAGGAACGCGTAAGACGAGAGAAATTGGCCCAATTACGAGCCATGGGCATCGATCCGTATCCACCGGAATTGTATCCCGTGGATCAGATGACTTCCCAGGTCAAGTCCGACTTCCAGGAAGGGCTTCAAGTCAAAATGGCTGGGAGATTGATGTCCAGACGCATTCAGGGAAAAGCGAGTTTCGCCGAACTACAAGATAGTGAGGGCCGGATACAGGTTTATTTTAACCGGGATGAGATCTGTACTGGAGAGGACAAAACCCTGTACAACGATGTGTACAAGAAGTTGCTGGACATCGGTGATTTTATTGGGATAGAGGGTGAACTCTTTACCACTCAGGTAGGCGAACCTACTGTCATGGTGAAGAATTTTACCTTATTGGCGAAATCCCTACGGCCACTACCCTTACCTAAAACAGATAGTGAAGGAAATGTGCACGATGAATTCAACGATCCGGAACTGAGATACCGGCAGCGGTATGCTGATTTGGTGGTGAACCCACAAGTAAAGGACACCTTCATCAAAAGGACCAAACTGACCAACACCATCCGCAGGTTCTATAACGACATGGGCTTTTTGGAAGTGGAAACTCCCATACTACAGCCTATTCCGGGTGGGGCTGCGGCCAGGCCATTTGTGACTCATCACAACGCCTTGAACATACCTCTGTATTTGAGGATTGCTAACGAGCTTTATTTAAAGAGACTGATTGTAGGTGGTTTTGACGGGGTGTATGAGTTTGCCAAGGACTTCCGTAATGAAGGCATGGACCGGACCCACAATCCGGAATTCACCGTGATGGAGATGTATGCGGCCTACAAAGACTACAACTGGATGATGGATACGACAGAGCAATTACTGGAGACCATCGCCATGGAACTACACGGAACCACTGAAGTGACCTTTGACGGCAAGAAGATCGATTACAAAGCGCCTTATCAACGGGTCGGAATCCTGGATGCCATTAAGGAACATACCGGACACGATCTCTACCAGAAAAGCGAGGATGAGGTCCGTGAAGTTTGCGGAAAGCTGGGCATCGAGGTCGATGAGACCTTTGGAATCGGCAAGATGATCGATGAGATCTTTGGCGAAACCTGTGAGCATCTGTACGTTCAGCCCACCTTCATCATTGACTACCCGGTAGAGATGAGCCCGCTGACTAAAAAACATAGAACAAAGGAAGGCCTTACAGAACGTTTTGAACTAATCGTAAACGGAAAAGAACTGGCAAACGCCTATACCGAGCTTAACGATCCAATTGATCAGCGGGAGCGCTTTGAAGATCAACTCAAACTATCTGAAAAAGGTGACGACGAAGCCATGTTCATCGACCAGGATTTCCTTCGGGCACTGGAATACGGTATGCCTCCAACCTCGGGAATCGGGATTGGAATTGATCGGCTGACCATGTTCATGACAGATAACCAGTCTATACAGGAAGTTCTTTTCTTCCCGCAAATGAAACCGGAGGTAAAGCAAGTCGCACTGAGTGATGAGGCGAAGAATGTTCTAGAACTGCTCAAAAATGCCCAGCAGATGTCGCTAAACGACCTAAAGACCCAAGCCGGGCTCTCCAACAAAAAGTGGGATAAGGCCATCAAAGAACTAACCAAGAACAAGCTAGCGAAAGTCGAAAAGACCGATGAAGGTCTGTTTGTTGAGATGGTTTAA